Proteins found in one Pseudomonas mosselii genomic segment:
- the dapC gene encoding succinyldiaminopimelate transaminase has protein sequence MNPALTQLQPYPFEKLRALLGSVKPAADKRPIALSIGEPKHESPAFVAKAMTDNLDKLAVYPSTLGLPALRQAIGQWCERRFGVPAGWLDADRHILPVNGTREALFAFTQAVVDRSADGLVVSPNPFYQIYEGAALLAGATPHYLPCLENNGFNPDFDAVPADVWKRCQILFLCSPGNPTGALVPMDTLKKLIALADEHDFVIAADECYSELYFDEETPPPGLLSACAALGRNDFKRCVVFHSLSKRSNLPGLRSGFVAGDAEIIKPFLLYRTYHGCAMPVQTQLASIAAWQDEAHVRENRDQYRAKYDAVLDILQPVLDVQRPDGSFYLWAKVPGSDADFTRDLFEAEHVTVVPGSYLSREVDGVNPGAGRVRMALVAPLAECIEAAERIRAFLGR, from the coding sequence ATGAACCCAGCACTGACCCAGCTCCAGCCCTACCCGTTCGAGAAACTGCGTGCCCTGCTGGGGAGCGTGAAACCGGCGGCGGACAAACGCCCGATCGCCCTGTCGATCGGCGAGCCGAAGCACGAATCGCCGGCCTTCGTCGCCAAGGCCATGACCGACAACCTCGACAAGCTGGCGGTCTACCCCAGCACCCTGGGCCTGCCGGCCCTGCGCCAGGCCATCGGCCAGTGGTGCGAGCGGCGCTTCGGCGTGCCGGCCGGCTGGCTGGACGCCGACCGCCATATCCTGCCGGTCAACGGCACCCGTGAGGCGCTGTTCGCCTTCACCCAGGCCGTGGTCGATCGCTCCGCGGACGGCCTGGTGGTCAGCCCCAACCCGTTCTACCAGATCTACGAAGGCGCGGCCCTACTGGCCGGCGCCACGCCGCACTACCTGCCCTGCCTGGAAAACAACGGTTTCAACCCGGATTTCGACGCCGTGCCGGCCGACGTCTGGAAACGTTGCCAGATCCTGTTCCTGTGCTCCCCGGGCAACCCCACTGGCGCCCTGGTGCCGATGGACACCCTGAAAAAGCTGATCGCCCTGGCCGACGAGCACGACTTCGTGATCGCCGCCGACGAGTGCTACAGCGAGCTGTACTTCGACGAGGAAACGCCACCACCGGGCTTGCTCAGCGCCTGCGCGGCACTGGGCCGAAATGACTTCAAGCGCTGCGTGGTGTTCCATAGCCTGTCCAAGCGCTCCAACTTGCCGGGCTTGCGCTCGGGCTTCGTCGCCGGCGACGCCGAAATCATCAAGCCGTTCCTGCTGTACCGCACCTACCACGGCTGCGCCATGCCGGTGCAGACCCAGCTGGCCAGCATCGCCGCCTGGCAGGACGAGGCCCATGTACGCGAAAACCGCGACCAGTACCGCGCCAAGTACGACGCCGTGCTCGACATCCTGCAGCCGGTGCTCGACGTGCAACGCCCGGACGGCAGTTTCTACCTGTGGGCCAAGGTACCGGGCAGCGATGCCGACTTCACCCGCGACCTGTTCGAGGCCGAGCATGTGACCGTGGTGCCGGGTTCGTACCTGTCCCGCGAAGTAGACGGAGTCAATCCGGGCGCCGGGCGCGTGCGCATGGCCCTGGTCGCGCCGCTGGCCGAATGCATCGAGGCGGCCGAGCGGATTCGCGCGTTCCTGGGCCGCTGA
- a CDS encoding zinc metalloprotease, with protein MSDTLVANAIYRLRQKLHLPQAIKPRKKRSVADHSVFWRPGQTLRISFIGTPCPWLKKSIFDTACQWLKYANLNFELLDNDVDKAEIRIQTDVQEGVNFSFLGNQALDVGGATMALGVKLSDPLFEPFVLHEFGHALGMEHEHQHPRANIPWDLDAVRQMLAVVLADEANNPNDLDDLIEEDLATQFLPLPDNGDLLILPYDRRSIMHYPIRQKLTRHAFKRSHNLKISKKDKRFMRLVYPASCQ; from the coding sequence ATGTCCGATACTCTCGTGGCAAACGCGATCTACCGTCTACGCCAGAAGCTGCATCTGCCCCAGGCGATAAAGCCGCGCAAGAAACGCTCGGTGGCCGATCACTCTGTATTCTGGCGCCCCGGCCAGACACTCAGGATCTCGTTCATCGGCACGCCATGCCCCTGGCTCAAGAAATCGATTTTCGACACCGCGTGCCAATGGCTGAAATATGCCAACCTGAACTTCGAGCTCCTGGACAACGATGTCGACAAAGCCGAGATCCGCATCCAGACCGATGTGCAGGAAGGCGTGAATTTCAGTTTCCTGGGCAACCAGGCCTTGGACGTGGGCGGTGCCACCATGGCATTGGGGGTCAAGCTGTCGGACCCGCTGTTCGAGCCGTTCGTACTGCATGAGTTCGGACACGCATTGGGGATGGAGCATGAGCACCAACACCCAAGGGCCAACATACCCTGGGACCTTGACGCGGTGCGCCAAATGCTGGCCGTGGTCCTGGCCGACGAGGCCAACAACCCGAATGACCTCGACGACCTGATCGAAGAGGACCTTGCCACTCAGTTCCTGCCCTTGCCCGACAACGGCGACCTGCTCATCCTGCCCTATGACAGGCGGTCGATCATGCACTACCCCATCAGGCAGAAACTCACGCGCCACGCGTTCAAGCGCAGCCATAACCTGAAAATCAGCAAAAAGGACAAGCGCTTCATGCGCCTGGTCTATCCGGCTTCATGCCAATAA
- a CDS encoding Na+/H+ antiporter: MQSAYTVLILLMLVSVSKLVGRVLPLPLPLVQIGAGALLAWPTLGLHVALDPELFLFLFLPPLLFADGWRMPKRELWRIRGPVVALAVGLVLFTVVGAGYFIHWLLPSIPLAVAFALAAVLSPTDAVAVSAITQDRLPTPLMHMLQGEALMNDASGLVTFKFALVAAITGVFSLTEASLTFILVALGGLAVGVALSWLVGRLRMWMITRGWDDPATHVVFMLLLPFAAYVLAERLGVSGILSAVAAGMMQSWLDLLPRQTSTRLLNRSVWSLLEFAFNGLIFLLLGLQLPDIIKAVVTDEAAAWTTLAWRCLDVVAIFAALVLLRFIWVQSIWRAIGVVRRWRGKPALVLMPTARSCWLLTLGGVRGAVTLAGVMSVPLLIGAGKAFPERDLLIFIAAGVILLSLVSACIALPLLLRGVTKSPDERLHQEVQEAWRRTAEAAIHALEAEEVIDANAPQDAAQATLATELKARLMAEYRDELDSYNDSAEARALAEQMDLLERRLRLRALRAQRLELYELHRQHLVGDEVVRQVLGELDLSEANLGQVR; encoded by the coding sequence ATGCAGTCAGCCTATACCGTTCTAATCCTGCTGATGCTGGTGAGCGTGTCGAAACTGGTCGGGCGGGTGCTGCCACTGCCCCTGCCGCTGGTGCAGATTGGCGCCGGCGCCTTGCTGGCCTGGCCGACCCTGGGCCTGCACGTGGCGCTGGACCCGGAGCTGTTCCTTTTCCTGTTCCTGCCGCCGCTGCTGTTCGCCGACGGCTGGCGCATGCCCAAGCGCGAACTGTGGCGTATCCGCGGGCCCGTGGTGGCGCTGGCGGTGGGGCTGGTGCTGTTCACCGTGGTCGGCGCCGGCTACTTCATCCACTGGCTGTTGCCGAGCATTCCGCTGGCGGTGGCTTTCGCCCTGGCGGCGGTGCTGTCGCCCACCGACGCCGTGGCCGTCTCGGCCATCACCCAGGACCGCCTGCCGACACCGCTGATGCACATGCTTCAGGGCGAGGCGCTGATGAATGACGCTTCGGGCCTGGTGACCTTCAAGTTTGCCCTGGTGGCGGCGATCACCGGAGTGTTCTCGTTGACCGAGGCCAGCCTGACCTTCATCCTGGTCGCCCTCGGCGGCCTGGCGGTGGGGGTGGCGCTGAGCTGGCTGGTTGGGCGCCTGCGTATGTGGATGATCACCCGCGGCTGGGACGACCCGGCGACTCACGTGGTATTCATGCTGCTGCTGCCCTTTGCCGCCTACGTACTGGCTGAACGGCTCGGCGTATCCGGCATTCTCTCGGCGGTGGCTGCCGGGATGATGCAGAGCTGGCTGGACCTGCTGCCCCGGCAGACCAGCACGCGCCTGCTCAATCGCAGCGTCTGGTCGCTGCTGGAGTTTGCCTTCAACGGCCTGATCTTCCTGCTGCTGGGGCTGCAATTGCCGGACATCATCAAGGCAGTGGTGACCGACGAAGCCGCAGCCTGGACGACCCTGGCCTGGCGCTGCCTGGATGTGGTGGCGATCTTCGCTGCGCTGGTGCTGTTGCGGTTCATCTGGGTGCAGAGCATCTGGCGGGCTATCGGCGTGGTCAGACGCTGGCGCGGCAAGCCTGCGCTGGTGCTGATGCCGACCGCGCGCTCCTGCTGGTTGCTGACCCTGGGCGGCGTACGTGGTGCTGTGACCCTGGCGGGCGTGATGTCGGTGCCGCTGCTGATCGGCGCGGGCAAGGCGTTTCCCGAGCGCGACCTGCTCATCTTCATCGCCGCCGGAGTGATTTTGCTGTCGCTGGTCAGCGCCTGTATTGCCTTGCCTCTCTTGCTGCGCGGGGTAACCAAGAGCCCGGACGAGCGCTTGCACCAGGAGGTGCAGGAGGCCTGGCGGCGCACCGCCGAGGCGGCGATCCATGCGCTTGAGGCCGAGGAGGTGATCGATGCAAACGCGCCGCAGGATGCCGCCCAGGCGACCCTGGCCACCGAGCTCAAGGCGCGGCTGATGGCCGAATACCGCGATGAGCTGGACAGCTACAACGACAGTGCCGAGGCCCGGGCGTTGGCCGAGCAGATGGATCTGCTCGAACGTCGTTTACGCCTGCGGGCCCTGCGTGCGCAGCGGCTGGAGTTGTACGAGTTGCATCGCCAGCACCTGGTCGGGGACGAAGTGGTGCGTCAGGTGCTAGGCGAGCTGGACCTGAGCGAGGCCAACCTCGGGCAGGTCCGCTAG
- a CDS encoding ArsC family reductase produces the protein MAYTLYGIKACDTMKKARTWLEDKAIGYDFHDYKTQGIDRDSLNRWCDEHGWEVVLNRAGTTFRKLDDASKADLDQAKAVELMLAQPSMIKRPVLDLGERTLVGFKPDLYAAALA, from the coding sequence ATGGCTTACACTCTCTACGGCATCAAAGCCTGCGACACCATGAAAAAGGCCCGCACCTGGCTTGAAGACAAGGCCATCGGCTACGACTTCCACGACTACAAGACCCAGGGCATCGACCGCGACAGCTTGAACCGCTGGTGCGACGAACATGGCTGGGAAGTCGTGCTGAACCGCGCCGGGACCACCTTCCGCAAGCTCGACGACGCCAGCAAGGCCGACCTCGACCAGGCCAAGGCCGTCGAACTGATGCTCGCCCAACCGTCGATGATCAAACGCCCGGTGCTCGACCTCGGCGAGCGTACCCTGGTCGGCTTCAAGCCTGACCTGTACGCCGCGGCGCTGGCCTGA
- the dapD gene encoding 2,3,4,5-tetrahydropyridine-2,6-dicarboxylate N-succinyltransferase, producing MSQSLFSLAFGVGTQNRQGTWLEVFYAQPVLKPSAELVAAVAPVLGYEGGNQAIAFTTAQAAQLADALKGVDAAQAALLTRLAESHKPLVATLLAEDGALTSTPEAYLKLHLLSHRLVKPHGVSLAGIFPLLPNVAWTNQGAVDLAELAELQLEARLKGELLEVFSVDKFPKMTDYVVPAGVRIADTARVRLGAYIGEGTTIMHEGFVNFNAGTEGPGMIEGRVSAGVFVGKGSDLGGGCSTMGTLSGGGNIVIKVGEGCLIGANAGIGIPLGDRNTVEAGLYITAGTKVNLLDENNQLVKVVKARDLAGQTDLLFRRNSLNGAVECKTHKSAIELNEALHAHN from the coding sequence ATGTCTCAATCGCTGTTCAGCCTGGCCTTCGGTGTCGGCACCCAGAACCGCCAGGGCACCTGGCTGGAAGTCTTCTACGCACAACCCGTGCTCAAGCCATCCGCCGAGCTGGTCGCAGCCGTCGCACCAGTGCTGGGCTACGAAGGGGGCAACCAGGCCATCGCCTTCACCACCGCCCAGGCCGCCCAACTGGCCGACGCACTCAAGGGCGTCGATGCCGCCCAGGCCGCCCTGCTGACCCGCCTGGCCGAAAGCCACAAGCCGCTGGTCGCCACCCTGCTGGCCGAAGACGGCGCGCTGACCTCCACCCCAGAGGCCTACCTCAAGCTGCACCTGCTGTCGCACCGCCTGGTCAAGCCGCACGGCGTGTCGCTGGCCGGCATCTTCCCGCTGCTGCCGAACGTCGCCTGGACCAACCAGGGCGCGGTCGACCTGGCCGAACTGGCCGAGTTGCAACTGGAAGCGCGCCTGAAAGGCGAACTGCTGGAAGTGTTCTCGGTGGACAAGTTCCCGAAGATGACCGACTACGTCGTGCCGGCCGGCGTGCGTATCGCCGACACCGCCCGCGTGCGCCTGGGCGCCTACATCGGCGAAGGCACCACCATCATGCACGAAGGTTTCGTCAACTTTAACGCCGGCACCGAAGGCCCGGGCATGATCGAAGGCCGCGTCTCCGCCGGCGTATTCGTCGGCAAGGGTTCGGACCTGGGCGGCGGCTGCTCGACCATGGGCACCCTGTCCGGTGGCGGCAACATCGTCATCAAGGTCGGCGAAGGCTGCCTGATTGGCGCCAACGCCGGCATCGGCATCCCGCTGGGCGACCGCAACACCGTCGAGGCCGGCCTGTACATCACCGCCGGGACCAAGGTGAACCTGCTGGACGAGAACAACCAGCTGGTCAAGGTGGTCAAGGCCCGCGACCTGGCCGGCCAGACCGACCTGCTGTTCCGTCGCAACTCGCTCAATGGCGCGGTGGAGTGCAAGACTCACAAGTCGGCCATCGAGCTGAACGAGGCGCTGCACGCGCACAACTGA
- a CDS encoding cysteine desulfurase — protein MFQPSPWRADFPAIGALQRQHQTYLDSAATTQKPQALLDALGHYYGHGAANVHRAQHLPGALATQAFEGTRDKLAAWLNAADARQIVFTHGATSALNLLAYGLEHRFEAGDEIVVSALEHHANLLPWQQLAHRRQLRLVVLPVNDLGQVDLEQALQLIGPRTRVLAISQLSNVLGTWQPLAPLLAHARAQGVLSVVDGAQGVVHGRHDVQQLDCDFYVFSSHKLYGPDGVGVLYGRQQALALLRHWQYGGEMVQLADYQEASFRPAPLGFEAGTPPIAGVIGLGATLDYLASLDANAVAAHEATLHQHLVRGLADREGVRLLGSPQAALASFVIDGVHNADIAHLLTEQGIAVRAGHHCAMPLLRHLGLDGAIRVSLGLYSDSDDLQRFFDALDQGLELLR, from the coding sequence ATGTTCCAGCCCTCCCCCTGGCGTGCCGATTTCCCCGCCATCGGCGCCCTGCAACGGCAGCACCAGACCTACCTGGACAGCGCCGCCACCACCCAGAAGCCCCAGGCTCTGCTGGATGCCCTGGGTCATTACTATGGCCATGGCGCCGCCAACGTGCACCGCGCCCAGCACCTGCCCGGCGCCCTGGCCACCCAAGCCTTCGAGGGCACTCGCGACAAGCTCGCTGCCTGGCTCAATGCCGCCGACGCGCGGCAGATCGTCTTCACCCATGGTGCTACCTCGGCCCTGAACTTGCTGGCCTATGGCCTGGAGCACCGCTTCGAGGCCGGTGACGAGATTGTCGTCAGCGCGTTGGAACACCACGCCAATCTCCTGCCCTGGCAACAGTTGGCCCACCGACGTCAGCTGCGCCTGGTAGTACTGCCGGTGAACGATCTGGGGCAGGTAGATCTGGAACAAGCGCTGCAACTGATCGGCCCGCGCACCCGCGTGCTGGCGATCAGCCAACTGTCCAATGTGCTGGGGACCTGGCAGCCTCTGGCGCCGTTGCTGGCCCATGCCCGCGCCCAGGGCGTGCTGAGCGTGGTCGATGGCGCCCAGGGCGTGGTCCACGGGCGCCACGATGTGCAGCAGCTGGACTGCGACTTCTATGTGTTCTCCAGCCACAAGCTGTACGGCCCGGATGGCGTCGGCGTGCTGTACGGTCGCCAGCAGGCGCTGGCACTGCTGCGCCACTGGCAGTACGGCGGCGAGATGGTGCAGTTGGCGGACTACCAGGAGGCCAGCTTCCGCCCGGCACCGCTGGGATTCGAGGCCGGCACGCCGCCGATCGCCGGTGTCATTGGCCTGGGCGCCACCCTGGACTACCTGGCCAGCCTTGATGCCAATGCCGTGGCCGCCCATGAGGCCACCTTGCACCAGCACCTGGTGCGCGGCCTGGCCGATCGCGAGGGGGTTCGCCTGCTTGGCTCACCGCAAGCGGCACTCGCCAGCTTCGTCATTGACGGGGTGCACAACGCCGATATTGCCCATCTGCTGACCGAACAGGGCATCGCCGTGCGCGCCGGGCATCATTGCGCCATGCCGCTGCTCAGGCATCTGGGCCTGGACGGCGCGATCCGCGTGTCGCTGGGGCTTTACAGCGACAGCGACGACCTGCAACGGTTCTTCGACGCACTCGATCAGGGCCTGGAGCTGCTGCGATGA